A part of Phoenix dactylifera cultivar Barhee BC4 chromosome 2, palm_55x_up_171113_PBpolish2nd_filt_p, whole genome shotgun sequence genomic DNA contains:
- the LOC120108026 gene encoding uncharacterized protein LOC120108026 produces MGEGAIAPVKIPSFSFPQTIPSSSFSSIRFLGLLKQPDSGPRPNANLNLELDESDVFWSASEISSASSSPSAAGPASYSPSDRYHHQRPKTRPFVPERSGLSAALAEDSLLLVRQRRPAAASRDGVPVPAGGSGGGMGMGNGCHQSAPVNVPAWPSWRRGRKVEAVEEGEEDRELEEEEEEEEEEMVPPHVIVARSHEMTFSVFEGVGRTLKGRDLRQVRNAVLQKTGFL; encoded by the coding sequence ATGGGAGAGGGGGCGATCGCACCggtgaagataccttctttttCGTTTCCCCAAACcatcccctcctcctctttctcttccatCCGATTCCTCGGCCTCTTGAAGCAGCCCGATTCCGGCCCCAGACCGAACGCTAACCTTAACCTCGAGCTCGACGAGAGCGACGTCTTCTGGTCCGCCTCTGAGATCTCttccgcctcctcctccccctccgctGCCGGCCCTGCCTCCTACTCTCCGTCTGACCGATACCATCACCAGCGGCCCAAGACCCGGCCCTTCGTGCCGGAAAGGTCCGGCCTATCGGCCGCGCTGGCGGAGGACAGCCTGCTCCTGGTGAGGCagaggcggccggcggcggcctcGCGGGATGGCGTGCCGGTGCCGGCGGGGGGATCCGGGGGAGGGATGGGGATGGGAAACGGGTGCCACCAGTCTGCGCCAGTGAACGTGCCGGCGTGGCCGAgctggaggagggggaggaaggTGGAAGCggtggaggagggggaggaagatagagagctggaggaggaggaggaggaggaggaggaggagatggtgcCGCCGCACGTGATCGTGGCGAGGTCGCACGAGATGACGTTCTCGGTGTTCGAGGGCGTAGGGCGGACCCTCAAAGGGAGGGATCTCCGGCAGGTACGGAACGCCGTCTTGCAGAAGACCGGTTTCCTCTGA